From the Planctomycetaceae bacterium genome, one window contains:
- a CDS encoding DNA methyltransferase, translating to MTDSGPINKNLLCYGDNLTFLEDRSLLPDACVDLIYLDPPFNSQQDYNVLFKETSGTPAAAQIKAFEDTWRWDMAANEALARLHQDEQVPAPLVELMKTFMNFLKPSPMMAYLVQMAVRLVHMHRVLKPTGSLYLHCDPTASHYLKLVLDAIFGAENFRNEIIWKRTSGHSDARRYGSVHDVIHFYVKNGNAVWNKPYQPYDPAYVEQYYRYRDPDGRMWMSDNLSAAGLSGGGYEYEWKGIKRIWRCPQERMAALDSQGKVFYTKNGIPRLKRYLDEAKGLPAQDVWGDLEALRSWHKEKLGYPTQKPIELLLRIVAASSNPGDVILDPFCGCGTTIDAVETLNREDPAAAPRTWIGIDITHLSINLIKHRLTRFVPLPDYQVIGEPASVSGAEALAQQDPYQFQFWALGLVGARPRGGAKKKGADQGIDGVRYFQDELKAGAMVTKTMLVQVKSGKVGAKDIRDFVGTLAREQAELGVFLTLQDSTAPMRTEAAAAGMYASPWNNENYPRVQILTIEELMKDPHLPNPAILQVPGGAAAQHTLQQPQQHKGRGAKQGGLFGGEAERGTREDISSLISDERTGHGSAG from the coding sequence ATGACCGACAGCGGCCCAATCAACAAGAACCTGCTCTGCTACGGCGACAATCTGACCTTCCTGGAAGATCGCTCGCTGTTGCCCGACGCGTGCGTCGACCTGATCTACCTCGACCCGCCCTTCAACAGCCAGCAAGACTACAACGTCCTGTTCAAGGAAACCTCCGGAACCCCCGCGGCCGCCCAGATCAAGGCCTTCGAAGACACCTGGCGCTGGGACATGGCCGCCAACGAAGCCCTCGCCCGCCTGCACCAGGACGAACAAGTCCCGGCCCCGCTGGTGGAACTCATGAAGACCTTCATGAACTTCCTCAAACCCTCGCCGATGATGGCCTACCTGGTCCAGATGGCCGTGCGCCTCGTCCACATGCACCGAGTCCTCAAACCCACCGGAAGCCTCTACCTCCACTGCGACCCCACCGCCAGCCACTATCTCAAACTCGTCCTCGACGCGATTTTTGGGGCTGAAAACTTCCGGAATGAGATCATCTGGAAAAGGACGAGCGGGCATTCCGATGCTAGAAGATATGGTTCCGTTCACGACGTTATTCATTTCTATGTGAAGAACGGCAACGCTGTCTGGAATAAACCCTATCAGCCATATGACCCGGCATACGTCGAGCAGTATTACCGCTACAGAGACCCCGACGGTCGCATGTGGATGTCTGACAATCTCAGTGCTGCCGGGCTCTCGGGGGGCGGATACGAATACGAATGGAAAGGGATTAAGCGAATATGGCGTTGCCCACAAGAGCGAATGGCCGCGCTTGATTCGCAAGGCAAGGTCTTCTATACGAAGAACGGTATACCTCGCTTGAAGAGGTATCTTGACGAGGCCAAGGGCTTGCCAGCACAAGATGTTTGGGGGGATTTGGAGGCCTTGCGCTCCTGGCACAAGGAAAAGCTGGGTTACCCCACGCAAAAACCAATCGAGCTATTGCTCCGCATCGTCGCCGCCTCCAGCAATCCCGGCGACGTGATTCTCGATCCCTTCTGCGGGTGCGGGACGACGATTGACGCCGTCGAGACGCTCAATCGCGAGGATCCGGCGGCCGCGCCGCGGACGTGGATCGGCATCGACATCACGCATTTGTCGATCAATCTCATCAAGCACCGCCTGACGCGGTTTGTCCCGCTGCCGGACTACCAGGTCATCGGCGAGCCGGCCAGCGTCTCCGGGGCCGAGGCCCTGGCGCAGCAGGACCCCTACCAGTTCCAGTTCTGGGCCTTGGGCCTGGTGGGCGCGCGGCCGCGGGGCGGGGCCAAAAAGAAAGGCGCCGATCAGGGCATCGACGGCGTGCGATATTTCCAGGACGAGCTCAAGGCCGGGGCGATGGTCACCAAGACCATGCTCGTGCAGGTCAAGAGCGGCAAGGTCGGCGCCAAGGACATCCGCGATTTCGTCGGCACCCTCGCCCGCGAGCAAGCCGAGCTGGGCGTTTTTCTGACCCTGCAGGACTCGACCGCCCCGATGCGCACCGAAGCCGCCGCGGCCGGCATGTACGCCTCGCCCTGGAACAACGAGAACTACCCCCGCGTGCAGATTCTGACCATCGAAGAGCTAATGAAAGACCCCCACCTCCCCAACCCCGCAATCCTCCAAGTCCCCGGCGGCGCCGCCGCTCAACACACCCTGCAACAACCCCAGCAACACAAAGGCCGGGGGGCGAAACAGGGCGGGTTGTTTGGAGGAGAGGCGGAAAGGGGGACGCGGGAAGATATATCTTCGTTGATTTCCGACGAGAGGACCGGTCATGGAAGTGCAGGCTGA